Proteins from a genomic interval of Rhodopseudomonas julia:
- the phnC gene encoding phosphonate ABC transporter ATP-binding protein has protein sequence MPVTASLNVPAVRVEKLSKRYGKTLALRNVSIDVAPGEMVALIGASGSGKSTLIRHIAGLERGSGDACRVTVLDQVMQSEGRLSRDARRIRREIGVIFQQFNLVGRLSVLTNVLVGCLGSVPAWRGTFGLFTKAEQQEAMRALARVGIAETVRQRSSTLSGGQQQRAAIARALVQGAKVILADEPIASLDPSSARRVMEALGEINRADGITVIVSLHQVEYARLYCPRTLALRNGEVAFDGPSAALTNDFLREIYGDASEELVLPGAPAEQPQPAKRPEPAVAKIARQLAVT, from the coding sequence ATGCCCGTAACCGCTTCTTTGAATGTCCCTGCAGTCCGTGTTGAGAAGCTGTCGAAGCGCTACGGCAAGACGCTCGCCTTGCGCAATGTCAGTATCGATGTCGCACCGGGTGAGATGGTGGCGCTGATCGGCGCTTCCGGCTCCGGCAAATCCACGCTTATCCGCCATATCGCCGGTCTTGAGCGGGGCAGCGGAGACGCCTGCCGCGTGACTGTGCTCGACCAGGTGATGCAGTCGGAGGGCCGGCTTTCGCGCGATGCACGCCGCATCCGTCGCGAGATCGGCGTCATTTTTCAACAGTTCAATCTGGTCGGGCGTCTGTCTGTCCTGACCAATGTGCTTGTCGGCTGTCTCGGCAGCGTGCCGGCCTGGCGCGGCACATTCGGCCTGTTCACTAAAGCCGAACAGCAAGAGGCGATGCGCGCCCTTGCCCGCGTCGGCATTGCCGAGACGGTGCGGCAGCGTTCTTCCACGCTGTCCGGCGGCCAGCAGCAGCGGGCCGCGATCGCCCGCGCTCTCGTTCAGGGTGCCAAGGTCATTCTTGCCGATGAGCCGATCGCCTCGCTCGATCCATCGTCCGCGCGGCGCGTGATGGAAGCGCTCGGCGAGATCAACCGCGCCGACGGCATCACCGTTATCGTCTCGCTGCACCAGGTGGAATATGCGCGCCTTTATTGCCCGCGCACCCTGGCTTTGCGGAATGGCGAGGTCGCTTTCGACGGGCCGTCCGCGGCTCTCACCAACGATTTCCTGCGCGAGATCTATGGCGATGCGAGCGAGGAGCTCGTTCTGCCGGGCGCGCCGGCCGAACAGCCGCAGCCAGCGAAGCGCCCCGAGCCTGCTGTCGCCAAGATAGCCCGCCAATTGGCTGTGACTTGA
- the phnN gene encoding phosphonate metabolism protein/1,5-bisphosphokinase (PRPP-forming) PhnN produces MSRRVNGPQPFRSGTLVLVVGPSGAGKDSLIDYARQRLLDVPYMVFPRRTVTRSESDFEDNLTLSEAEFDEAAAAGAFALSWRAHGLAYGIPRAIEADLAGGASVVVNVSRMAIEPARTKYRPLRVVVVTARRDVLFERLNARGRESSEEIARRLDRADLVSVTGDDVTVIDNSGPLEAAGEAFVSLLQGCIGGRQER; encoded by the coding sequence GTGTCGCGTCGCGTGAATGGTCCACAGCCTTTTCGCTCCGGCACCTTGGTGCTGGTCGTCGGTCCGAGCGGGGCCGGCAAGGACAGTCTGATCGACTATGCGCGGCAGAGGCTTCTGGATGTGCCTTACATGGTCTTCCCCCGTCGCACCGTGACGCGGAGCGAAAGTGATTTTGAAGACAATCTCACCTTGAGCGAAGCGGAGTTCGACGAAGCCGCCGCAGCGGGTGCCTTCGCCCTGTCCTGGCGGGCGCATGGGCTCGCCTATGGCATCCCGAGGGCGATCGAGGCGGATCTTGCCGGCGGCGCCTCCGTCGTCGTCAATGTCTCGCGCATGGCGATTGAGCCGGCGCGCACAAAATACCGGCCGCTGCGCGTCGTCGTGGTGACGGCGCGCCGAGACGTTCTTTTTGAAAGACTGAACGCGCGCGGGCGCGAGAGCTCGGAGGAAATCGCGCGCCGTCTCGATCGGGCCGATCTCGTCTCGGTCACCGGCGACGACGTCACCGTCATCGACAATTCAGGTCCGCTCGAAGCGGCCGGGGAGGCGTTTGTGTCGCTCTTGCAAGGCTGTATCGGAGGCCGGCAAGAGCGTTAG
- a CDS encoding DUF1045 domain-containing protein yields the protein MRVALYFTPALDHPVTQAANDWIGRDLSDGPVEQKAVGALSAEEVRAVTDAPRRYGFHATLKPPFALHDGVSPEDVEQALRSFCAEHGVIELGPLEIRAIGPFFALVPQEDVPAVRALADAAVEAFEPFRAPLSDDDRARRRPEELTERQREYLDRWGYPYVFDEFRFHMTLTGPVSEERRSIVEGALHQHFGSVIETSLALDGVSLLTEPERGAFFQIHARCNLRGPSERKSIP from the coding sequence ATGCGCGTCGCCCTTTATTTCACCCCGGCCCTCGATCATCCGGTCACGCAGGCCGCCAATGACTGGATCGGCCGCGACCTTTCCGATGGTCCGGTCGAGCAAAAGGCCGTGGGTGCCTTGAGCGCCGAGGAGGTGCGGGCCGTCACCGATGCGCCCCGGCGTTACGGCTTCCACGCCACTTTGAAGCCGCCTTTCGCCCTTCACGACGGCGTCTCGCCGGAGGATGTGGAGCAGGCGTTGCGCAGCTTCTGCGCCGAACATGGCGTTATCGAACTCGGGCCGCTCGAAATCCGCGCCATCGGGCCTTTCTTTGCGCTCGTGCCGCAGGAGGACGTCCCCGCCGTTCGAGCGCTCGCGGATGCTGCGGTGGAGGCGTTTGAGCCGTTCCGCGCGCCCTTGAGCGATGACGATCGCGCACGCCGCCGGCCGGAGGAGCTCACCGAACGCCAGCGCGAATATCTCGATCGCTGGGGCTATCCTTATGTCTTCGATGAATTTCGCTTCCACATGACACTGACCGGTCCGGTCTCAGAGGAGCGACGCTCTATCGTGGAGGGCGCGCTTCACCAGCATTTCGGCTCCGTCATCGAAACCTCGCTCGCGCTCGACGGCGTTTCGCTTCTCACCGAGCCGGAGCGCGGCGCCTTTTTTCAAATTCACGCCCGCTGCAATCTGCGCGGGCCTAGCGAGAGAAAATCCATCCCATGA
- a CDS encoding MBL fold metallo-hydrolase, with protein MGLTFKALSGLGPKQPATFLVEAEGRRIIFDLGEEKATGRRADLSSVGKIDAVVISHGHFDHIGALDGLEALGHPALYASGSVLARIDRPANAHELPAHGATEIAGLRAKTGRDGHAIGGVWTFLDVAGGFIYMGDHTDESNVFAFDPPPQAATIVLDASYGDANEPRSAQIGDVLELTAKGRVLIPVPPDGRGIEMALIADEAGRKIAVDENVRRYLRRIAGPDSEFAAPGVAERAGHLAENAGDAGDPGAKADVFLAADADGDSGVSGEIIDRHMRDLSVVFTGHLPKTTRAYKMVKDGEAAFRRYNVHPTLPQNVRLARAVNATTVVPAFADPGHLSVFETAFATARVDLSGAFTTG; from the coding sequence ATGGGATTGACGTTCAAGGCGCTCTCAGGGCTCGGCCCGAAACAGCCGGCGACATTTCTCGTCGAGGCAGAGGGGCGACGCATCATCTTCGATCTCGGAGAGGAGAAGGCGACCGGCCGACGTGCCGATCTCTCGAGCGTCGGCAAGATCGATGCCGTCGTTATCAGCCATGGCCATTTCGATCATATCGGCGCGCTCGACGGCCTGGAGGCACTCGGCCATCCGGCGCTTTATGCGAGCGGATCGGTGCTTGCCCGTATCGACCGGCCGGCCAACGCGCATGAGCTGCCCGCCCATGGTGCGACGGAAATCGCCGGTCTTCGCGCGAAGACCGGGCGCGACGGACATGCGATCGGCGGGGTGTGGACCTTCCTCGATGTCGCCGGCGGCTTCATCTATATGGGCGACCATACGGATGAATCGAACGTCTTCGCCTTCGATCCGCCGCCGCAAGCGGCGACGATTGTGCTCGACGCCTCCTATGGCGATGCGAACGAGCCGCGGTCGGCTCAAATCGGCGACGTTCTGGAGCTCACTGCAAAGGGGCGTGTGCTCATCCCTGTCCCTCCGGACGGGCGCGGCATCGAGATGGCGCTGATTGCCGACGAGGCCGGTCGCAAGATTGCGGTCGACGAGAACGTGCGGAGATATCTTCGGCGCATCGCCGGTCCCGATAGCGAGTTTGCCGCGCCGGGCGTTGCGGAACGCGCCGGGCACCTTGCCGAAAACGCGGGTGATGCGGGCGATCCCGGGGCCAAGGCCGACGTCTTTCTCGCCGCTGACGCTGATGGTGATTCTGGCGTGAGCGGGGAGATTATCGATCGCCATATGCGCGATCTCTCCGTGGTTTTTACCGGTCATCTCCCAAAAACGACGCGCGCGTACAAAATGGTGAAAGACGGGGAGGCGGCCTTCCGCCGTTACAACGTCCATCCGACATTGCCGCAGAACGTGCGTCTGGCTCGTGCCGTGAACGCCACCACAGTCGTTCCGGCCTTTGCCGATCCGGGGCATCTCTCAGTCTTCGAGACCGCCTTCGCGACGGCCCGTGTCGATCTCTCCGGCGCGTTTACGACTGGTTGA
- a CDS encoding ABC transporter ATP-binding protein, which yields MAGMTAFGLGKRFGETDALRAVDLAIENGEFLALLGPSGCGKTTLLRLIAGFEVPDAGELHLGDAVVARAGWALPPEERNVGMVFQSYALWPHMSVADNIGFALKVRGLEAGECRRRIEDALQLVGLGGLAKRKPAELSGGQKQRVALARCLAMQPSVVLLDEPLANLDAHLREAMQIEFRRFHREIGATFVYVTHDQSEAMALADRVAVMDRGALQQIAAPRELYAEPATEMVARFVGRGMVLPVTVIGQEDGIVVAEAFGAQMRVRGQAAAGEERLLCVRPADLALDGTGMEARVTAAAFQGAATIVSAQIDQGEHVLRLECHGLPPEEGAAVRISVRDGWLLPAGRA from the coding sequence ATGGCGGGGATGACAGCTTTCGGGCTCGGCAAGCGTTTTGGCGAGACGGACGCCCTGCGTGCGGTCGACCTTGCCATCGAAAATGGAGAGTTCCTGGCGCTTCTCGGGCCTTCCGGTTGCGGCAAGACCACGCTTTTGCGCTTGATCGCCGGCTTTGAAGTGCCGGATGCGGGCGAATTGCACCTCGGTGACGCGGTGGTGGCCCGGGCGGGCTGGGCGTTGCCGCCGGAAGAGCGCAATGTCGGCATGGTGTTTCAGTCCTATGCGCTCTGGCCGCACATGTCGGTCGCCGACAATATCGGGTTCGCACTCAAGGTGCGCGGTCTAGAGGCTGGTGAATGCCGGCGGCGGATCGAGGATGCGCTTCAACTCGTCGGACTTGGCGGCCTCGCCAAGCGCAAGCCGGCGGAGCTCTCAGGCGGACAGAAACAGCGTGTCGCGCTTGCCCGCTGTCTCGCCATGCAGCCCTCTGTTGTGCTTCTCGATGAACCGCTCGCCAATCTCGACGCGCATCTGCGCGAGGCGATGCAGATCGAATTTCGCCGCTTTCACCGTGAGATCGGCGCCACCTTCGTCTACGTGACGCATGACCAGAGCGAGGCGATGGCGCTTGCCGACCGGGTCGCGGTGATGGATCGCGGCGCCTTGCAACAGATCGCCGCGCCGCGGGAGCTCTACGCGGAGCCTGCAACCGAGATGGTGGCGCGGTTCGTCGGACGCGGCATGGTCCTGCCGGTCACGGTGATCGGGCAGGAGGATGGGATCGTCGTCGCGGAGGCTTTTGGTGCGCAGATGCGGGTGAGGGGGCAGGCGGCGGCTGGTGAAGAGCGCCTTCTCTGCGTACGCCCCGCCGATCTTGCGCTCGACGGTACCGGTATGGAAGCGCGCGTCACCGCAGCAGCTTTTCAAGGAGCGGCGACCATCGTGTCGGCGCAAATCGACCAAGGAGAACATGTTTTGAGGCTCGAATGCCATGGCTTGCCGCCTGAGGAAGGCGCTGCCGTCCGGATTTCCGTGCGTGATGGTTGGTTGCTGCCGGCGGGGCGCGCCTGA
- a CDS encoding ABC transporter substrate-binding protein, producing the protein MIKPILGLAAAAFALGLADSAAAEPSGTLTVYTSQPSEQMQSVIEAFNKDYPDVQVELFRSGTTEVMNKLLAEFAAGSSPADVVLIADAVAMTQLKNDDRLMTYDDAPIADIPDALIDPDHTFFGTKLITTGIVYNTNLVDEAPTSWADLKAEDVASKTTMPSPLYSGAAVIHVGTMVQQPEFGWDYYEALADNGAIAGQGNGSVIEAVARGEKAYGIMIEYMAFNAKKKGSPVEFVFPQEGVTAISQPVAILKSTDNAEAAKAFVDWQLSRKAQEQSVAQGYFPIFDDVTPPEGYPKVGSLKILPTDAETLLENDQANKENFAELFGG; encoded by the coding sequence ATGATTAAGCCAATCCTCGGGCTTGCGGCTGCGGCCTTTGCCCTCGGTCTTGCCGACAGTGCAGCCGCCGAGCCCTCCGGCACGCTCACGGTCTACACCTCGCAGCCGAGCGAGCAGATGCAGAGCGTGATCGAGGCCTTCAACAAAGACTATCCGGACGTTCAAGTGGAGCTCTTTCGCTCCGGCACGACCGAGGTGATGAACAAGCTGCTCGCGGAATTCGCTGCAGGTTCCTCGCCCGCCGATGTCGTGCTCATCGCCGATGCCGTCGCCATGACGCAGCTCAAGAACGACGACCGGCTGATGACCTATGACGATGCGCCGATCGCCGATATTCCCGATGCGCTCATCGATCCCGACCACACCTTCTTCGGCACCAAGCTCATCACCACCGGCATCGTCTACAACACCAATCTCGTCGATGAGGCGCCGACCTCCTGGGCGGACCTGAAGGCTGAAGACGTCGCGTCCAAGACGACCATGCCGTCGCCGCTTTATTCGGGTGCCGCCGTCATCCATGTCGGCACGATGGTGCAGCAGCCCGAGTTCGGCTGGGATTATTACGAGGCGCTCGCCGATAACGGTGCGATCGCCGGTCAGGGCAATGGCTCCGTCATCGAAGCCGTCGCCCGCGGCGAGAAGGCCTATGGCATCATGATCGAATACATGGCCTTCAACGCCAAGAAGAAGGGCTCGCCGGTCGAGTTCGTGTTTCCGCAAGAGGGCGTGACCGCGATCTCGCAACCCGTGGCGATCCTGAAGTCGACCGACAATGCGGAAGCCGCCAAAGCCTTCGTCGACTGGCAGCTTTCCAGGAAAGCGCAGGAACAGTCCGTGGCTCAGGGCTATTTCCCGATCTTCGACGATGTGACGCCGCCCGAGGGCTATCCGAAGGTGGGCAGCCTCAAGATCCTGCCGACAGACGCCGAGACGCTGCTTGAAAACGACCAGGCCAACAAGGAGAATTTCGCTGAGCTCTTCGGCGGTTGA
- the phnD gene encoding phosphonate ABC transporter substrate-binding protein, translating into MNRLTKGIAAAALLAAFGTSGAFAQDQKELNFGIISTESSQNLKTVWDPFLENMSEQTGLKVNAFFASDYAGVIEGMRFGKVDVAWYGNKSAMEAVDRANGEIFAQTVDVEGNPGYWSVLITQADNDKINSLDDVLKCDKSLDFGIGDPNSTSGFLVPTTFIFAKNSVTPQDCFKTVRNANHEANAMATANGQVDVAANNTENLRRLEVTAPEARKKIKVIWQSPLIPSDPLVWRKDLDEETKRRVYTFIMSYGRLGSPEEVAGAREVLEGLGWAPFKPSSDAQLYPIRIMEITKQEAKIEAADTMSDDEKKSELEKLDSEKAEIEKLMDKVPQA; encoded by the coding sequence ATGAATCGACTGACGAAAGGTATTGCCGCCGCTGCCCTCCTGGCTGCGTTCGGCACCTCCGGCGCCTTTGCGCAGGACCAGAAGGAACTGAACTTCGGCATCATCTCGACGGAATCGAGCCAGAACCTGAAGACGGTCTGGGATCCGTTCCTGGAGAATATGTCCGAACAGACGGGCCTCAAGGTGAACGCCTTCTTCGCCTCTGATTATGCGGGCGTCATCGAAGGCATGCGCTTCGGCAAGGTCGACGTTGCCTGGTACGGCAACAAATCCGCGATGGAAGCGGTCGATCGCGCCAATGGCGAGATCTTCGCGCAGACCGTCGATGTGGAAGGCAACCCCGGCTATTGGTCGGTTCTCATCACGCAGGCCGACAACGACAAGATCAACTCGCTCGACGATGTGCTGAAATGCGACAAGTCGCTCGATTTCGGCATCGGCGATCCGAATTCCACCTCCGGCTTCCTGGTGCCGACTACCTTCATCTTCGCCAAGAACAGCGTGACGCCGCAGGATTGCTTCAAGACGGTGCGCAACGCCAATCATGAGGCGAACGCCATGGCGACCGCCAACGGTCAGGTCGATGTCGCCGCCAACAACACGGAAAATCTCCGTCGCCTGGAAGTGACGGCGCCGGAAGCGCGCAAGAAGATCAAGGTGATCTGGCAGTCGCCGCTGATCCCGTCCGATCCGCTCGTCTGGCGCAAGGATCTCGACGAGGAGACCAAGCGCAGAGTCTACACTTTCATCATGAGCTATGGCCGTCTCGGCTCGCCGGAAGAAGTCGCCGGTGCGCGCGAAGTCCTCGAGGGCCTGGGCTGGGCGCCGTTCAAGCCGTCTTCCGATGCGCAGCTTTATCCGATCCGCATCATGGAGATCACCAAGCAGGAAGCGAAGATCGAGGCCGCCGACACGATGTCGGACGATGAGAAGAAGAGCGAACTTGAAAAGCTCGATTCCGAGAAGGCCGAGATCGAAAAGCTGATGGACAAGGTTCCGCAGGCCTGA
- a CDS encoding ABC transporter permease: protein MRLFERHFLLVLVALYLAAFALWPLGQLFAEALAPNKDGVLFGTFFDQWESRSAIRALSHTLEASFLSTLVSVVIGAVAATLLVLTDMRWKGAIVFMLLLPLLIPSQIMALAWIELTGPTSPILAPLGLAPEPGTTNPLYSKWGIVVVMGVEHAALVFLTVRAALSSLPMDIVEAARLAGAKPLRIVTRILMPLAFPSVLSGAALAFVASIGNFGVPALLGIPGRYTMLTTLIYQRLQGFGPQVLGQVAALAVILTLIAAAGLLLRSLIARRFGAAIERSSSPLVPFPLGRTRLPIEGAFLAFLAVIAILPLFALVGTSLLPALGVPLSLETLTLENYRFVLFGYEAAQRAFINSFALALSAAMISAAVALPLAYLSVIERRPLARLLDLFADAPYAIPGTVLAIAIIVVFLPPLPGLGVSLYNTGWIILVAYLARFLALVLRPTVAAMKSLDPGMDEAARAAGAGMLTRLKSVLAPLLAPTLAAGGLLIFMQAFNELTVSALLWSSGWETLGVMVFFLHREGNTTAAAALATLALIAALGLAGIAALFARRLPSGVVPWRG, encoded by the coding sequence ATGCGCTTGTTTGAGCGCCATTTCCTCCTCGTTCTCGTTGCCCTTTATCTCGCGGCCTTCGCTTTGTGGCCGCTTGGACAACTCTTCGCCGAGGCACTGGCGCCCAACAAGGACGGTGTGCTGTTCGGCACGTTCTTCGATCAGTGGGAAAGCCGTTCAGCGATCCGCGCCCTGAGCCATACGCTCGAGGCGTCGTTTCTCTCCACGCTTGTTTCCGTCGTCATCGGGGCCGTCGCCGCCACGCTCCTCGTTCTCACCGATATGCGGTGGAAGGGCGCGATCGTCTTCATGCTGCTTTTGCCGCTCCTGATCCCGTCGCAGATCATGGCACTCGCCTGGATCGAGCTCACGGGACCGACGAGCCCGATCCTGGCGCCGCTCGGACTTGCACCCGAGCCCGGCACGACCAACCCGCTTTATTCCAAATGGGGTATCGTCGTCGTCATGGGCGTGGAGCATGCGGCTCTCGTCTTTCTGACGGTGCGCGCGGCGCTTTCTTCGTTGCCCATGGATATCGTCGAAGCGGCGCGGCTTGCCGGCGCCAAGCCTCTTCGCATCGTCACGCGCATCTTGATGCCTCTCGCCTTTCCCTCCGTCCTGAGCGGGGCTGCGCTCGCTTTCGTCGCTTCGATCGGCAATTTCGGCGTGCCGGCACTTCTCGGCATCCCCGGCCGCTACACGATGCTGACGACGCTCATCTATCAGCGCCTGCAAGGTTTTGGGCCGCAGGTACTTGGTCAGGTCGCAGCACTTGCCGTCATTCTGACGCTGATCGCCGCTGCCGGTCTTCTCCTGCGGAGCCTGATCGCACGGCGTTTCGGGGCTGCCATCGAACGCTCCAGCTCACCGCTCGTGCCATTCCCGCTCGGCCGCACGCGTTTGCCGATCGAGGGTGCGTTTCTCGCCTTCCTGGCCGTCATCGCCATCCTGCCGCTCTTCGCCCTCGTCGGCACCTCGCTGTTGCCGGCGCTTGGCGTGCCACTGTCGCTCGAGACGCTGACGCTGGAGAATTACCGCTTCGTGCTTTTCGGCTACGAGGCCGCGCAGCGGGCTTTTATCAACAGTTTTGCTCTCGCGCTTTCGGCCGCGATGATCAGCGCGGCGGTGGCCCTGCCTCTCGCCTATCTTTCGGTGATCGAGCGGCGTCCGCTTGCGCGCCTTCTCGACCTTTTTGCCGATGCGCCCTATGCCATTCCCGGCACGGTGCTCGCCATCGCCATCATCGTCGTCTTCCTGCCGCCGCTGCCTGGCCTCGGCGTCAGCCTCTACAACACCGGCTGGATCATCTTGGTCGCCTATCTCGCCCGTTTTCTCGCTCTCGTTCTGCGCCCGACGGTCGCCGCCATGAAAAGCCTCGATCCGGGCATGGACGAGGCGGCGCGCGCTGCGGGTGCCGGTATGCTCACGCGCCTCAAGTCGGTCCTCGCGCCGCTTCTTGCCCCGACGCTTGCGGCCGGTGGGCTTCTCATTTTCATGCAGGCCTTCAACGAACTCACCGTCTCGGCCCTTCTGTGGTCGAGCGGCTGGGAGACGCTCGGCGTCATGGTCTTCTTCCTGCATCGGGAAGGAAACACCACTGCTGCCGCCGCGCTTGCGACGCTCGCCTTGATCGCGGCCCTCGGGCTTGCCGGCATTGCGGCGCTCTTTGCCCGCAGACTGCCTTCCGGAGTTGTGCCATGGCGGGGATGA
- the phnE gene encoding phosphonate ABC transporter, permease protein PhnE, with the protein MAIATQAEKTVSVPPRSFTDRLYSYLVWGGIVLVLIWSWGPAEMVRFLNLFTDAGNMADYAGGFLSPNFRDWHYYVEEMILTVQIAVWGTVLAIFFGIPFALLSSSNIAPIWIVQPVRRLMDATRAINELVFAVLFVTAVGLGPFAGVMALFVHNTGIIAKLFSEAVEAIDPRPVEGIRATGASRLQEIVFGVVPQVAPLWISFSLYRFETNVRQATVLGIVGAGGIGQVLFESIRSFLYAETAAIILIVIVTVSIVDILSAQLRKVVI; encoded by the coding sequence ATGGCGATAGCCACACAGGCTGAGAAGACGGTTTCGGTCCCCCCGCGCAGTTTCACCGACCGGCTCTACAGCTATCTCGTCTGGGGCGGCATCGTCCTGGTGCTGATCTGGAGCTGGGGACCTGCCGAGATGGTGCGCTTCCTCAACCTCTTCACCGATGCCGGCAATATGGCCGACTACGCTGGCGGTTTTCTCTCACCGAACTTCCGTGACTGGCATTATTACGTCGAGGAGATGATCCTCACCGTGCAGATCGCTGTCTGGGGCACGGTGCTTGCGATCTTCTTCGGCATCCCTTTCGCGCTTCTGTCGTCGTCGAATATCGCGCCGATCTGGATTGTGCAGCCGGTGCGCCGCCTGATGGATGCGACCCGCGCCATCAACGAACTCGTCTTCGCCGTTCTCTTCGTCACGGCCGTCGGGCTTGGCCCCTTTGCCGGGGTGATGGCGCTTTTTGTGCATAATACAGGTATTATCGCGAAGCTCTTCTCAGAGGCCGTGGAGGCGATCGATCCGAGACCCGTCGAAGGCATCCGTGCCACCGGGGCGAGCCGATTGCAGGAAATCGTCTTCGGTGTCGTGCCGCAGGTGGCGCCTTTGTGGATCTCGTTTTCGCTCTACCGGTTCGAGACGAATGTGCGCCAGGCAACGGTGCTCGGCATCGTCGGGGCGGGCGGTATCGGCCAGGTGCTGTTTGAATCGATCCGCTCTTTCCTCTACGCGGAGACCGCGGCGATCATCCTGATCGTCATCGTCACCGTCTCCATCGTGGACATCCTTTCGGCACAATTGCGCAAAGTGGTGATCTGA
- a CDS encoding alpha-D-ribose 1-methylphosphonate 5-triphosphate diphosphatase → MSEIVFRNARMVLADSVEDGDLMVAGETIREIGHPGIGSGGIDLEGDWLLPGLVELHTDHLEGHFAPRPGVRWNPAVAVQAHDAQVATSGITTVLDALRVGADEDARVQVQEMRGLADAIEESQDKGRLRAEHFVHLRCEVSASDVMDGFALFENDPRLKLVSLMDHTPGQRQFASFDAYKIYYQGKTGMDDEAFQSFVDRRMAEGGRWSAEHRKLISDLCRERGIRLASHDDATEAHVAEAVEFGVHVAEFPTTVAAARASKEAGMQVLMGAPNIVRGGSHSGNVAAAELAAENLLDVLSSDYVPFSLIQAVFAISEIVEGVDLPQAVAMVSANPAKAVGLDDRGVIAPGKRADFVQVRFDDGVPVVRSVWRQGCRVA, encoded by the coding sequence ATGAGCGAAATCGTTTTTCGCAACGCACGTATGGTTCTTGCCGATTCCGTTGAGGACGGCGATCTGATGGTCGCCGGAGAGACGATCCGTGAGATCGGTCATCCCGGAATCGGGTCTGGTGGTATCGATCTCGAAGGTGACTGGCTGTTGCCGGGGCTTGTGGAACTCCACACCGATCATCTCGAAGGCCATTTCGCACCGCGCCCTGGGGTCCGGTGGAATCCGGCCGTTGCCGTGCAAGCTCATGATGCGCAGGTCGCGACCTCCGGCATCACAACGGTCCTCGATGCGCTTCGTGTCGGTGCGGATGAAGATGCCCGCGTCCAGGTCCAGGAAATGCGCGGGCTCGCCGATGCGATCGAGGAGAGCCAGGACAAGGGCCGGCTCAGAGCCGAGCATTTCGTGCATCTCAGATGCGAAGTCTCTGCTTCCGACGTGATGGACGGTTTCGCGCTTTTCGAGAACGATCCACGGCTCAAGCTCGTCTCGCTGATGGATCACACGCCCGGACAGCGGCAGTTTGCGAGCTTTGACGCCTACAAGATCTATTACCAGGGCAAGACCGGTATGGATGACGAAGCTTTTCAGAGCTTCGTCGATCGCCGAATGGCGGAGGGAGGGCGCTGGTCTGCCGAGCACCGCAAGCTCATCTCCGACCTTTGTCGTGAGCGTGGTATCCGGCTGGCAAGCCATGACGATGCGACGGAGGCCCATGTCGCCGAGGCCGTCGAGTTCGGTGTGCATGTGGCGGAGTTTCCGACCACGGTCGCGGCGGCTCGTGCCTCCAAAGAGGCGGGCATGCAGGTCTTGATGGGGGCGCCCAACATCGTGCGCGGCGGTTCGCATTCCGGCAATGTCGCCGCAGCCGAACTCGCCGCGGAGAACCTCCTCGACGTGCTTTCTTCGGATTACGTGCCTTTCAGCCTCATCCAGGCGGTGTTCGCGATATCGGAGATCGTCGAGGGTGTGGATCTGCCGCAAGCGGTCGCCATGGTTTCGGCCAATCCGGCAAAGGCGGTCGGGCTCGACGACCGCGGCGTGATTGCACCTGGCAAGCGCGCCGATTTCGTTCAGGTGCGTTTCGACGATGGCGTGCCCGTCGTGCGGTCGGTCTGGCGCCAGGGGTGTCGCGTCGCGTGA